The uncultured Desulfuromonas sp. genome has a segment encoding these proteins:
- the dnaB gene encoding replicative DNA helicase, whose protein sequence is MTETPTHRLPPQNLEAEMSVLGGVLLENDALNKALELLTPDDFYRESHRQIFLALIALSERNEPADLVTLTAELKQNDQLDAVGGSSYLATLVDYVPTAANINYYAKLMKEKAVARHMISVATEIASRGYEGQEIDKTLDWAEKSIFEISSMKTRPSYFSTKEIMKDTFKAIEKLYERKELVTGVPTGYTDLDTMTAGLQPGDLVIVAGRPSMGKTAFCLNVVEYAAMHADRPCAALVFSLEMGKEQLVQRMLCSVARVDASRLRTGHLGETDWPKLTNGAGLLSEAKIFIDDTPAISVLELRSKARRLKAEHDLGLIVIDYLQLMQGSNPESRQQEISEISRSLKALAKELNVPVIALSQLNRSLENRTDKRPIMADLRESGAIEQDADVIMFVYRESVYCEACRRRDGSCDKGHEQDAEIIIGKQRNGPIGTVHLTFRGQFTRFENQAKREEF, encoded by the coding sequence ATGACTGAGACGCCGACTCACCGTTTACCGCCCCAGAACCTCGAAGCCGAGATGTCTGTTCTTGGCGGGGTTCTGCTTGAGAACGACGCGCTGAATAAAGCGCTGGAGTTACTCACCCCCGATGACTTTTACCGTGAAAGTCATCGTCAGATTTTTCTTGCCCTGATTGCCCTTTCCGAACGTAATGAGCCCGCCGACCTGGTGACCTTGACGGCTGAACTCAAGCAGAATGATCAACTCGATGCCGTTGGCGGCAGCAGCTATCTGGCGACATTGGTCGATTATGTGCCGACCGCGGCCAATATCAACTATTACGCCAAACTGATGAAGGAAAAGGCGGTGGCACGGCATATGATCAGCGTGGCCACCGAGATTGCCTCACGCGGTTACGAAGGTCAGGAGATTGACAAAACACTCGACTGGGCGGAAAAGTCCATTTTCGAGATCTCGAGTATGAAGACGCGTCCTTCCTACTTCTCCACCAAGGAGATTATGAAGGATACGTTTAAAGCGATTGAAAAGCTCTATGAGCGTAAAGAGCTGGTTACCGGTGTGCCAACCGGGTATACCGACCTCGATACGATGACGGCAGGACTGCAGCCCGGTGATCTGGTGATTGTCGCGGGACGTCCTTCCATGGGTAAAACCGCTTTTTGCCTCAATGTCGTTGAATATGCCGCCATGCACGCTGATCGGCCGTGTGCTGCTTTGGTTTTTTCTCTGGAGATGGGTAAAGAGCAACTGGTGCAACGGATGTTGTGTTCGGTGGCGCGGGTGGATGCCAGTCGTCTGCGGACCGGTCACCTTGGTGAAACCGACTGGCCGAAGTTGACCAACGGTGCCGGGCTGCTTTCCGAGGCGAAAATCTTTATCGATGACACGCCGGCGATTTCAGTGCTCGAGTTGCGCTCCAAGGCGCGACGCCTTAAAGCCGAACATGATCTCGGGCTGATTGTGATTGACTATTTGCAGTTGATGCAGGGCAGTAATCCGGAAAGCCGTCAGCAGGAAATTTCTGAAATTTCCCGTTCGCTTAAAGCGCTGGCCAAAGAGCTCAATGTGCCGGTGATCGCGTTGTCGCAGCTTAACCGGTCTTTGGAAAATCGTACCGATAAGCGACCGATCATGGCCGACTTACGCGAGTCCGGAGCGATTGAACAGGATGCTGACGTCATCATGTTCGTGTATCGCGAATCGGTCTATTGTGAAGCGTGTCGCCGACGCGACGGCAGTTGCGACAAGGGACATGAACAGGATGCCGAAATTATTATCGGCAAGCAGCGTAATGGCCCGATCGGCACAGTGCATCTGACCTTTCGCGGCCAGTTTACACGGTTTGAAAACCAAGCCAAACGTGAAGAATTTTGA
- a CDS encoding sigma-54 dependent transcriptional regulator produces MALEHVLVVDDEESIRWVLSKALTRQGLKVDLADCGASARKLLEENDYDLALIDIKMPDVSGLDLLDELHENFPRLSVIMMTAESSMKNAVEAMKRGAYDYITKPFDLDALDGIILKAQKIANTQAEVLRLKSAIKNQNQAERSIIGNSKPMQEVYKLLGKVSASDITVLITGESGTGKELIARAVHFNSKRVGQPFVALNCAAIPHELLESELFGFEKGAFTGATERKIGKFEQANGGTIFLDEIGDMPLELQAKLLRVIQEKEITRTGGNQAIDIDVRIVAATNQDLEKCVEKKLFREDLYYRLNVLPISLPPLRERAEDIPLLVDFFIRKANDEFGSVVGSCSDKAMQQLVRYPWPGNIRELENTIQRACLLSQGQVLRASDFPQQATDAPAQEENDSLESLIEAKLRTSLAKKDIVEINDLYEMVLHQMERPLIRIILDKTRGNQVRAAEILGINRNTLRKKIQTLGIIPEKGSE; encoded by the coding sequence ATGGCTCTAGAACATGTTCTCGTCGTTGACGACGAAGAAAGCATCCGCTGGGTGCTTTCCAAAGCTCTGACCCGTCAGGGGCTGAAGGTTGATCTGGCTGATTGCGGTGCCAGTGCCCGCAAACTACTGGAAGAAAACGACTATGACCTGGCCCTGATCGATATCAAAATGCCGGATGTCTCGGGCCTGGACCTCCTGGACGAACTGCATGAAAATTTTCCACGCCTCTCCGTGATCATGATGACGGCCGAATCATCGATGAAAAATGCCGTGGAGGCGATGAAACGTGGGGCCTACGACTACATTACCAAACCATTTGACCTCGACGCGCTCGACGGCATCATCCTTAAGGCACAAAAAATCGCCAATACCCAGGCTGAAGTTCTGCGCCTGAAAAGTGCCATCAAAAATCAGAACCAGGCCGAGCGCAGCATTATCGGCAACAGCAAACCCATGCAGGAAGTGTACAAACTTCTCGGTAAAGTGTCGGCTTCCGACATTACGGTTTTGATTACCGGCGAATCTGGAACCGGCAAAGAACTCATCGCCCGTGCGGTGCATTTCAACAGCAAACGGGTCGGACAACCCTTTGTCGCCCTGAACTGCGCGGCGATTCCCCATGAATTGTTGGAAAGTGAATTGTTCGGTTTTGAAAAAGGAGCGTTTACCGGTGCAACGGAGCGCAAGATCGGCAAATTTGAGCAGGCCAACGGCGGCACTATTTTCCTTGATGAAATTGGTGATATGCCGCTAGAGCTGCAAGCCAAGCTGTTGCGCGTCATCCAGGAAAAAGAGATCACCCGAACCGGTGGCAATCAGGCGATTGACATCGATGTACGTATTGTTGCCGCCACCAACCAGGACCTGGAAAAATGCGTTGAGAAAAAACTCTTCCGCGAAGATCTTTACTACCGCCTCAATGTTCTTCCCATCAGCCTGCCGCCATTACGCGAACGGGCCGAAGACATTCCATTATTGGTCGACTTTTTCATTCGCAAAGCCAACGACGAATTCGGCTCCGTTGTCGGCAGTTGCAGTGACAAAGCAATGCAGCAACTGGTCCGCTATCCATGGCCGGGAAACATTCGCGAGCTGGAAAACACCATACAACGAGCCTGCCTGCTCAGCCAGGGTCAGGTCTTACGCGCCAGCGACTTTCCGCAACAGGCCACAGACGCCCCGGCTCAGGAAGAAAACGATTCCCTGGAATCCCTGATCGAGGCCAAATTACGCACGTCACTGGCCAAAAAGGACATTGTCGAAATCAATGATCTGTATGAGATGGTTCTCCATCAAATGGAGCGGCCCCTGATCCGAATCATCCTCGACAAAACACGTGGCAATCAGGTGCGCGCCGCTGAGATCCTCGGCATCAATCGCAACACCCTGCGCAAAAAGATCCAGACACTGGGCATTATTCCGGAAAAGGGGAGCGAATAA
- a CDS encoding ATP-binding protein, producing MSLPTSPDQLAQSVLASTTEAIIVIDMAYKIVLLNPAAQNLTGMSARQATGQRIEALFKDQEGLLYLINTSMQDGRSISDRETIQLSRPTAPDLPVSATVSPLFTDSGQQEGVILSLHDASHVRQLEQDVQRADRLAMLGTLAAGLAHEIKNPLGGIKGAAQLLTMELAKRDDLLEYMQVMIKETDRINEIIEELMNLTTPRSQVLSEVNLAKIIREIVLLQQQSEAAADKTFDLQLDPTIPPITGDQTLLTRVLLNIIKNAVEATTSGGTITISTRIDTQHHLTRPGQTPVPFVVVKVTDNGCGISKELLKKIFTPFYTTKSTGSGLGLVISQKIISDHDGLLHFDSIEGEGTCCSIYLPFKRDYNTSSS from the coding sequence GTGTCATTACCTACATCTCCAGACCAGCTGGCACAAAGCGTTCTGGCCAGTACGACCGAGGCGATTATCGTCATCGACATGGCATACAAAATCGTCCTGCTTAATCCGGCCGCGCAAAACCTGACAGGCATGTCCGCGCGGCAGGCCACGGGCCAGCGGATTGAGGCGCTGTTCAAGGACCAGGAAGGACTCCTTTACCTGATCAATACCTCCATGCAGGATGGGCGGTCTATTTCCGATCGCGAGACCATTCAACTCAGTCGTCCGACAGCTCCGGATCTACCGGTCAGTGCCACGGTGTCGCCGCTGTTCACCGACAGTGGCCAACAAGAAGGCGTCATCCTTTCGCTTCACGATGCATCCCATGTCCGCCAACTGGAGCAGGACGTCCAACGGGCCGACCGTCTGGCCATGCTCGGCACTTTGGCTGCCGGTCTGGCCCATGAAATCAAAAATCCGCTGGGAGGGATTAAGGGCGCCGCCCAGCTCTTAACGATGGAACTGGCTAAGCGTGATGACCTGCTGGAATACATGCAGGTGATGATCAAGGAAACCGACCGGATCAACGAAATCATTGAAGAACTGATGAACCTGACCACGCCACGCTCTCAGGTGCTCAGCGAAGTCAATCTGGCTAAGATCATTCGTGAAATCGTCCTGCTGCAACAGCAATCGGAAGCCGCGGCGGACAAAACCTTTGATTTGCAACTCGACCCAACAATCCCGCCCATTACCGGCGATCAGACCCTGCTGACACGGGTGCTTCTCAACATCATCAAGAATGCCGTTGAAGCGACGACGAGCGGCGGCACGATTACCATTTCCACCCGGATCGATACGCAGCACCATCTGACCCGCCCCGGCCAGACGCCCGTGCCGTTCGTCGTGGTTAAAGTGACGGACAACGGTTGCGGCATCAGTAAAGAGTTATTAAAAAAGATCTTCACCCCGTTTTACACCACGAAAAGTACAGGAAGCGGCCTCGGTCTGGTGATCAGCCAGAAAATCATCTCCGACCATGACGGGCTGCTTCATTTTGACAGCATTGAGGGAGAAGGAACCTGTTGCAGCATCTACCTCCCTTTCAAACGCGACTACAACACCTCATCGAGTTGA
- the dusB gene encoding tRNA dihydrouridine synthase DusB, with translation MCITTLKIGSLTLKNNLILAPMAGITNSPYRQIVMEFGAALTYSEMVSGNGLIRDGQRTMELLQRAKSETPFAVQLFGDDPQVLSEAARIATDYGELIDLNMGCPVKKVVRSGAGSALLKEPEKVQKIIAAMRQATALPLTVKIRSGWTLADVNYRLIGRICQEEGADAIILHPRTRCQGFAGHSNWQHIADLKHHLSIPVIGSGDIKTTEDAFTMLEQTGCDGIMIGRGSYGNPWLFSSILQRATGKTVEPPSRQQRLEAALRHLDLYAGYYGERKTLLDMRKHLCWYSRGLNGATEFRARVNRCTTLAEVREQSLLFFTQESN, from the coding sequence ATGTGCATCACAACGTTAAAAATCGGTTCTTTGACCTTAAAAAACAACCTGATTCTCGCCCCGATGGCGGGAATCACCAACTCTCCCTATCGACAGATTGTTATGGAATTCGGAGCGGCACTGACCTATTCGGAAATGGTCAGCGGCAATGGCCTGATCCGTGATGGTCAGCGAACGATGGAGTTGTTGCAACGGGCAAAAAGTGAGACCCCCTTTGCCGTTCAGCTTTTTGGTGACGACCCTCAGGTGCTTTCTGAAGCGGCACGCATTGCCACGGACTATGGTGAACTCATTGATTTGAATATGGGCTGCCCCGTCAAAAAAGTGGTGCGATCCGGCGCCGGCAGTGCCCTGTTGAAAGAGCCGGAGAAAGTCCAAAAAATTATTGCCGCCATGCGCCAGGCAACGGCCCTGCCGCTGACGGTTAAAATTCGCTCGGGCTGGACTCTTGCAGACGTCAACTACCGCCTCATTGGCAGAATTTGTCAGGAGGAAGGAGCCGACGCGATCATCCTGCATCCGCGGACCCGCTGCCAGGGCTTTGCCGGTCACTCAAACTGGCAACACATTGCTGACCTCAAGCACCACCTGAGCATCCCGGTGATTGGCAGCGGGGACATTAAGACCACGGAGGACGCCTTTACAATGCTGGAACAAACAGGGTGCGACGGCATCATGATCGGACGTGGCAGTTATGGCAATCCCTGGTTGTTCAGCAGTATCCTGCAACGAGCAACGGGGAAAACCGTTGAGCCGCCCAGCCGTCAACAACGCCTGGAGGCAGCACTGCGTCACCTGGACCTCTATGCAGGCTACTATGGTGAGCGAAAAACATTACTGGATATGCGCAAACATCTGTGCTGGTACTCACGCGGCCTTAACGGTGCGACTGAATTCAGAGCCAGAGTCAACCGCTGCACAACATTGGCTGAAGTCAGAGAGCAAAGTCTCCTTTTTTTCACTCAAGAAAGCAACTGA
- a CDS encoding citrate (Si)-synthase produces MSTLKEVLKQKIDAHRPRTTRLVKECGDTTLGEVTIAQAIGGARGIKCLVTDISYLDPMEGIRFRGMTIPETFAALPKVPGSDYPYVEGFWYLLLTGDVPTMEQTLEVVEDWKQRSQVPAYVIDVLRAMPRDSHPMAMFSAAIVAMQRDSVFATNYAAGKFNKMTCWEDMLEDSNNLMAKLGPIAAYIYRMKYKGDTHIAPDPELDMGGQFAHLIGQCDEYKDVARMYFILHSDHESGNVSAHTTHLVASALSDAYYSYAAGINGLAGPLHGLANQEVLAWTQNFMEKLGGKVPTKDELKAALWDTLNSGQVIPGYGHAVLRKTDPRYTSQREFCLNTPGLKEDPLFQLVAMIYEVAPDVLLEHGKAKNPWPNVDAQSGVIQWYYGLTEYDFYTVLFGVGRALGCLANITWDRALGYAIERPKSVTTAMLEDAAGIK; encoded by the coding sequence ATGTCAACACTGAAGGAAGTATTGAAGCAAAAGATCGATGCTCACCGTCCTCGCACCACCCGTCTGGTCAAAGAGTGTGGTGATACTACTCTGGGCGAAGTAACCATCGCTCAAGCTATTGGCGGTGCCCGTGGCATTAAGTGCCTGGTTACCGATATCTCTTACCTCGACCCGATGGAAGGCATCCGCTTCCGTGGTATGACAATTCCTGAGACTTTTGCGGCTCTGCCCAAAGTTCCGGGTAGTGACTATCCTTATGTTGAGGGTTTCTGGTACCTGCTGCTGACCGGCGATGTTCCGACTATGGAGCAAACTCTGGAAGTTGTTGAGGACTGGAAGCAACGCTCCCAAGTTCCTGCTTACGTTATCGACGTACTGCGCGCTATGCCTCGCGATTCTCATCCGATGGCTATGTTCTCCGCTGCTATCGTTGCTATGCAACGTGACTCCGTATTCGCCACTAACTATGCTGCCGGTAAGTTCAACAAAATGACTTGCTGGGAAGATATGCTGGAAGACTCCAACAACCTGATGGCTAAACTGGGTCCCATCGCAGCCTACATCTACCGCATGAAGTACAAAGGCGACACTCACATCGCTCCTGATCCTGAGCTGGATATGGGCGGTCAGTTCGCTCACCTGATCGGTCAGTGCGACGAGTACAAAGACGTTGCTCGTATGTACTTCATCCTGCACTCCGACCACGAGTCTGGTAACGTTTCCGCTCACACCACTCACCTGGTTGCTTCTGCTCTGTCTGACGCATACTACTCTTATGCTGCCGGTATCAACGGTCTGGCTGGTCCTCTGCATGGTCTGGCTAACCAGGAAGTTCTCGCATGGACTCAAAACTTCATGGAGAAACTGGGCGGCAAGGTTCCGACCAAAGACGAGCTCAAAGCTGCTCTGTGGGATACGCTCAACAGCGGTCAAGTTATCCCGGGTTACGGTCACGCTGTTCTGCGTAAGACTGACCCCCGTTACACTTCTCAGCGCGAGTTCTGCCTGAACACTCCGGGTCTGAAAGAAGATCCTCTGTTCCAACTGGTTGCTATGATCTACGAAGTAGCTCCGGACGTACTGCTCGAGCATGGTAAAGCTAAGAACCCCTGGCCTAACGTTGACGCTCAGTCCGGTGTTATCCAGTGGTACTACGGCCTTACCGAGTACGACTTCTACACTGTTCTGTTCGGTGTGGGTCGTGCACTGGGCTGCCTGGCCAACATCACTTGGGACCGTGCTCTGGGTTACGCTATCGAGCGTCCCAAGTCCGTTACCACTGCAATGCTCGAAGACGCCGCCGGCATCAAGTAA
- a CDS encoding ABC transporter substrate-binding protein — translation MAIQPQMTIKQIIETWPQTRDVFTANGFEQFSQPEMIDRVGRFLQLESALSQKGYDCAAFIALLQEQIDAADHQADITLMERQREQYDIDLAGLLPCPVRMPLLELVTREVEAFEAQTGLRVRSRLEAASVGADWIEEHIHQTKSVAELPDLFVSAGFDVFFDPQGIGGYCRDGLFTALEFPSVNPDFDGLTLTDPQRAYSMISVVPAVFMVDKQQLGDLPVPRTWADILDPVYAGKISLPVGDFDLFNAILLTIHKEFGDQGIERLGRSMLSSLHPAQMVKTATRQQDDKPLITILPYFFTRMATHVPSVEIVWPEDGAIISPIFLLAKTERLDDLRPLAELLAGEEVGTILAQKGLFPSLNPVVHNSLPTSAPWKWLGWDYIYQQDIAGLIRHAVERFNRAVAGSAS, via the coding sequence ATGGCGATTCAACCGCAGATGACCATCAAACAAATTATCGAGACCTGGCCGCAAACACGGGATGTGTTTACCGCCAACGGTTTTGAACAGTTTTCTCAACCCGAGATGATCGACCGGGTCGGTCGTTTCCTCCAATTGGAGTCGGCCCTGAGCCAAAAGGGTTACGACTGTGCCGCGTTTATCGCTTTGTTGCAGGAGCAGATTGATGCGGCCGACCATCAGGCGGATATTACCCTGATGGAGCGCCAGCGCGAGCAATACGATATCGATCTGGCCGGTCTGTTGCCGTGTCCGGTCCGCATGCCGTTACTCGAACTGGTGACCCGTGAGGTGGAGGCCTTTGAAGCGCAAACCGGTCTGCGCGTGCGCAGCCGCCTTGAGGCGGCATCCGTTGGTGCCGACTGGATTGAAGAGCATATCCATCAAACCAAAAGCGTTGCCGAATTGCCGGACCTGTTTGTTTCCGCCGGCTTTGATGTGTTTTTCGATCCGCAGGGCATTGGCGGCTATTGCCGTGATGGTCTGTTCACCGCGCTGGAGTTTCCATCCGTTAATCCAGACTTCGACGGCTTGACTCTGACCGATCCGCAACGCGCTTATTCAATGATTTCCGTGGTTCCCGCGGTGTTCATGGTCGATAAACAGCAGCTGGGCGACCTGCCGGTGCCGCGTACCTGGGCGGATATTCTCGACCCGGTCTATGCCGGGAAAATTTCCTTGCCGGTGGGTGATTTTGATCTGTTCAATGCCATCCTGCTGACGATTCACAAGGAGTTCGGCGACCAAGGCATTGAGCGGTTGGGCCGCTCCATGCTCAGTTCCCTGCATCCGGCGCAGATGGTCAAGACGGCAACGCGCCAGCAGGACGACAAGCCGTTGATCACGATCTTGCCGTACTTCTTTACCCGCATGGCCACGCACGTGCCATCCGTCGAGATCGTCTGGCCCGAGGATGGTGCGATTATCAGCCCGATCTTCCTGCTGGCCAAGACCGAGCGCCTTGATGACCTCCGCCCGTTGGCGGAGCTGCTTGCCGGGGAAGAGGTGGGGACGATTCTTGCGCAGAAGGGCTTATTCCCCTCTCTAAATCCCGTGGTCCACAACAGCTTGCCTACCAGCGCGCCATGGAAATGGCTGGGCTGGGATTATATTTACCAGCAGGATATTGCCGGTCTGATCCGTCATGCCGTAGAACGGTTTAACCGGGCTGTGGCTGGGAGTGCTTCCTAG
- a CDS encoding nitrous oxide-stimulated promoter family protein, with protein MRSSKRSAGDEKLLRKFIAAYCRQNHRHRGASIVCEKQEHGYCRECNELLDYALKRLHHCPLDPKPACMVCPKHCYRTEMRQRIRQVMRFSGLYFIKRGRLGWLWYFFF; from the coding sequence ATGAGGTCCTCGAAGCGGTCTGCCGGGGATGAAAAGCTATTACGCAAGTTCATTGCGGCCTATTGTCGGCAGAACCATCGGCATCGTGGCGCATCCATCGTATGTGAAAAGCAGGAACATGGCTATTGCCGGGAATGTAACGAGCTGCTTGATTACGCCTTGAAACGGCTGCATCATTGCCCCCTGGACCCGAAACCGGCCTGTATGGTTTGCCCGAAGCATTGTTATCGAACAGAAATGCGCCAGCGAATCCGACAGGTAATGAGGTTTAGTGGCCTCTATTTTATCAAACGGGGGCGTCTCGGCTGGTTGTGGTACTTCTTTTTCTGA
- a CDS encoding DUF4198 domain-containing protein, whose translation MLCRDKTDCCRIFVLLIAIVVVVLPSLSGAHSLFIQSGRHHVTSGKGSPLFFCYGHHFPVDEAVRRNKLAYVKVIDPLQQVLEVALRDEHSLHSYVVQYDKPGTYVLTAQTSPGYFAMYRDKKGRKRHSLKPLDTFIDDAKSVQSSMRSSQWAKSYVVCDAPSQPFPAEVGLPLELVPDKDPTLLKQGDQLVVQVYRNGNPYQGEGFWDATYAGFSTEAEDLYVPRTAVSTGRFVVPIDANGRWFVRFFIKTEAPPQQRHRYLTDKQTSTLTFLVRNERKRPKNEQH comes from the coding sequence ATGTTGTGTCGTGACAAAACGGATTGTTGTAGAATTTTTGTACTATTGATTGCCATTGTCGTCGTGGTTCTTCCCTCATTGTCCGGAGCACACTCCCTGTTCATTCAGTCGGGACGACACCACGTTACGTCAGGGAAGGGAAGCCCACTTTTTTTCTGTTATGGCCATCATTTTCCCGTGGATGAAGCTGTGCGCCGAAATAAGCTGGCGTACGTCAAGGTGATTGATCCGCTACAGCAGGTCTTAGAGGTGGCACTACGTGACGAGCATTCATTGCACTCGTACGTTGTACAATATGACAAGCCGGGAACCTATGTGCTGACGGCACAGACCTCTCCGGGATATTTTGCCATGTATCGGGATAAAAAAGGGCGCAAACGCCACTCACTCAAGCCTTTGGATACCTTTATTGATGACGCCAAAAGCGTTCAATCCAGCATGCGTAGCAGCCAGTGGGCCAAAAGTTACGTGGTGTGTGATGCCCCGTCACAACCTTTTCCAGCTGAGGTGGGGCTGCCGCTGGAACTGGTGCCGGACAAGGACCCCACGTTATTGAAGCAGGGGGATCAACTGGTCGTACAGGTGTATCGTAATGGCAATCCCTATCAGGGCGAAGGATTTTGGGATGCAACGTACGCCGGTTTTTCCACGGAAGCTGAAGATCTGTATGTTCCGCGTACAGCCGTGTCCACGGGTCGCTTTGTGGTGCCGATTGATGCCAACGGGCGTTGGTTTGTGCGATTCTTTATCAAAACAGAAGCTCCGCCACAACAGCGTCATCGATATTTAACGGACAAACAGACCTCCACGTTGACCTTTCTAGTCCGCAATGAACGCAAGAGACCCAAAAACGAACAGCATTAA
- the amrA gene encoding AmmeMemoRadiSam system protein A encodes MEELLSSKEQAILLDIARTAIVSHVRHSDVCVVPREERRLNIKRGCFVTIKQDGNLRGCIGNFQSEIPLFKEVSQMAIASSSNDPRFYPMKEEDLDNFSLQISVLSPLVKITTPDDIQVGKHGIYLEKSHYRGVLLPQVATENRWDRTTFLSQTCLKAGLPPAAWQETDTDIYIFSAQVFGDQN; translated from the coding sequence GTGGAAGAGTTACTCAGCAGCAAGGAGCAGGCGATTCTTCTTGATATCGCCCGAACAGCCATTGTCAGCCATGTGCGTCATTCCGATGTCTGCGTCGTCCCGCGGGAAGAACGACGCCTGAACATCAAGCGCGGCTGTTTTGTCACCATCAAACAGGACGGCAACCTACGCGGCTGTATCGGCAACTTTCAATCGGAAATCCCGTTGTTCAAAGAAGTTTCACAAATGGCCATTGCTTCGTCGAGCAATGACCCGCGTTTTTATCCCATGAAAGAGGAGGATCTGGACAATTTCTCACTGCAAATTTCAGTCCTGTCTCCACTGGTGAAAATTACCACCCCGGACGATATCCAGGTCGGCAAACATGGCATCTACTTGGAAAAAAGCCATTACCGCGGCGTTTTGCTGCCACAGGTCGCCACGGAAAACCGCTGGGATCGCACCACGTTTCTCAGTCAAACCTGCCTCAAAGCGGGTCTACCACCGGCGGCCTGGCAGGAAACAGATACCGATATTTACATTTTCAGCGCCCAGGTGTTTGGCGATCAGAACTGA